In a genomic window of Mycolicibacterium neoaurum VKM Ac-1815D:
- the pe gene encoding acyltransferase PE: protein MRKLLAATTALLTIAATGSSGAAIATAEPAPPPAPSPAVPGPAGPGNARTIEGRGYALGGAHVLGIPYDEYIMRTGAEWFPGLKRQIVDYPAGQVQGHTLERLFPGIGRLDDQFPGLGIDGPSYGESIDVGGPNLVNAIRQGGPGMAIGLSEGASVLEDVKIRLANDPTAPPPDQLAFATYGNPVGKHAFGESFLSQNFPVGSVVPSLDYRMPPEVESQYDTHLFVSAYDSIADWPQRSDNWISVANAIVGLATGHTAVAFTNPKMVPPQNIRTTVNSRGARTTTYMIPEEHLPLVLPFKYLGVDQKTLIELDKVLQPYVDAGYTRNDNPATAPITVDPVNGYDPAEVTAPATQAAFGGGADPVSQLMAGLQYVLNNQPPPKP from the coding sequence ATGAGGAAACTTCTCGCGGCGACCACCGCCCTCCTGACGATCGCGGCGACGGGTTCGTCGGGCGCCGCGATCGCGACCGCCGAGCCAGCCCCGCCGCCGGCCCCGAGTCCTGCGGTCCCCGGCCCCGCAGGCCCGGGTAACGCCCGCACCATCGAGGGTCGCGGCTACGCACTCGGCGGTGCCCACGTGCTCGGCATCCCCTACGACGAATACATCATGCGCACGGGCGCCGAGTGGTTCCCCGGTCTGAAACGCCAGATCGTCGACTACCCGGCCGGTCAGGTCCAGGGCCACACCCTGGAGCGGCTGTTTCCCGGTATCGGGCGGCTGGATGATCAGTTCCCCGGGCTGGGCATCGACGGGCCGAGTTACGGCGAGTCCATCGATGTCGGGGGACCCAACCTTGTCAACGCCATCCGCCAGGGCGGTCCGGGCATGGCGATCGGCCTGTCCGAGGGCGCGTCTGTCCTCGAGGACGTCAAGATCCGGTTGGCCAACGACCCGACCGCCCCGCCGCCGGACCAGCTCGCGTTCGCGACCTACGGCAACCCGGTCGGCAAGCACGCTTTCGGCGAGAGCTTCCTGAGCCAGAATTTCCCGGTGGGCAGCGTCGTGCCGTCGCTGGATTACCGGATGCCGCCCGAGGTGGAGAGCCAGTACGACACCCACCTGTTCGTCTCGGCGTATGACAGCATCGCCGACTGGCCGCAGCGCTCGGACAACTGGATCTCGGTGGCCAATGCGATCGTCGGTCTGGCGACCGGGCACACCGCCGTCGCCTTCACCAATCCGAAAATGGTTCCGCCGCAAAACATCCGTACCACGGTGAACTCGCGCGGAGCGCGTACGACGACCTACATGATCCCCGAGGAGCACCTGCCGCTGGTGCTGCCGTTCAAGTATCTCGGCGTCGACCAGAAGACCTTGATCGAGCTGGACAAGGTTCTGCAGCCCTATGTCGATGCCGGTTACACCCGCAACGACAATCCGGCGACGGCGCCGATCACGGTCGACCCGGTGAACGGTTATGACCCGGCAGAGGTCACCGCGCCGGCCACCCAGGCCGCGTTCGGTGGCGGGGCAGATCCGGTGTCGCAGTTGATGGCCGGGCTGCAGTACGTGCTGAACAATCAGCCGCCGCCCAAGCCCTAG
- a CDS encoding GAP family protein — protein MWITLLVMAVAVSLEPFRVGMSVVMLNRPRPQLQLAAFLAGGFSMGLVVGAVVLLVLDAHLPDSARFTLPKVQIVIGVGALLVAAIIAATKGKPRTPPGWVRRALDGRSLWVAGAAGLGIALPSVDYLAALAVIGAAGVSVGTQLAALLVFNTVAFALVEIPLIAYVLAPERTRATLARFNDWLRSQGRRAVAALVAMVGLVLLAVGFAGL, from the coding sequence ATGTGGATCACCCTCCTGGTCATGGCTGTCGCGGTCAGCCTGGAGCCCTTCCGCGTCGGCATGTCGGTGGTGATGCTGAATCGGCCACGCCCACAACTACAGTTGGCCGCCTTCTTGGCAGGCGGCTTCTCCATGGGCCTCGTCGTCGGCGCGGTGGTACTGCTGGTGTTGGATGCCCACCTGCCGGACTCCGCCCGGTTCACGCTGCCCAAGGTGCAGATCGTCATCGGAGTGGGCGCGCTGCTGGTCGCCGCGATCATCGCCGCCACCAAGGGCAAACCGCGCACCCCACCGGGCTGGGTGCGTCGGGCACTGGACGGCCGCTCGCTGTGGGTGGCGGGGGCGGCCGGGCTGGGCATCGCGCTGCCCTCGGTGGACTATCTGGCCGCCCTCGCCGTCATCGGTGCCGCCGGCGTCAGCGTCGGAACCCAACTGGCCGCCCTGCTGGTGTTCAACACCGTGGCCTTCGCGCTGGTCGAAATCCCGCTGATCGCTTACGTTCTGGCACCTGAGCGGACCCGGGCCACGCTCGCCCGGTTCAACGACTGGTTGCGCTCGCAGGGCAGGCGCGCGGTGGCCGCACTGGTCGCCATGGTGGGCCTGGTGCTGCTGGCGGTCGGGTTCGCCGGTCTGTAG
- a CDS encoding AMP-binding protein has translation MPNASILTVLRDRAGDTPDGLAFTFTDYDRDPDGVPETLTWGQLYRRTRNLADEISQHGAPGERALIIAPQGLPYIVAFLGAMQAGFIAVPLSAPVPGSHDERTSAVVADTQPAVVLTTAALSDIATQYVDDGAAMTAVVSVDTLDLDGREPIDTADIPDGPDIAYLQYTSGSTRAPAGVMISHRNLVANFEQLMPDYLAQFDGVFPPGCALVSWLPFYHDMGLMLGVAAPILGGCQADLMSPIAFLTRPARWVQTMARHSYVVTGGPNFALDLTARRSTEAETADLDLGGVLSIICGAERVHPPTVARFTDRFGPLSFRPEALMPSYGLAEATVFVASGSRGRAPEAMEFDTDQLAQGHAIRAPGGTPLLRYGLPESSPLVLIVDAETGTPCPHGTVGEIWTHGANVSAGYWHKPDQTGTGFGATLVDGPADVPTSDWLRTGDRGFISEGELFIVGRIKDMLIVRGRNHYSDDIEATVSDLTRGRVAAIAVADEQAEKLVTVVELKNREHDLDDLKSTVTAAISRAHGLQVADIVLVEPGSIPTTTSGKIRRSACVQLYRQGQFVRLDA, from the coding sequence ATGCCCAACGCGTCCATCCTGACCGTGCTGCGGGACCGCGCTGGTGACACACCTGACGGCCTTGCCTTCACCTTCACCGATTACGACCGTGATCCCGACGGTGTGCCCGAAACGCTGACCTGGGGTCAGCTCTACCGCCGCACCCGCAACCTGGCCGACGAGATCAGCCAGCACGGCGCCCCCGGGGAACGCGCACTGATCATCGCCCCGCAGGGCCTGCCCTACATCGTGGCGTTCCTGGGCGCCATGCAGGCGGGCTTCATCGCCGTCCCGCTCTCGGCGCCGGTGCCCGGCTCTCACGACGAGCGCACAAGTGCCGTGGTGGCCGACACCCAACCGGCGGTGGTGCTGACGACGGCCGCGCTGTCGGACATCGCGACCCAGTACGTCGACGACGGGGCCGCGATGACCGCGGTGGTATCGGTGGACACCCTGGACCTCGACGGCCGTGAACCCATCGACACCGCGGACATCCCCGATGGCCCGGACATCGCCTATCTGCAGTACACCTCGGGGTCCACTCGCGCCCCGGCCGGGGTGATGATCAGCCACCGTAACCTGGTCGCCAACTTCGAACAGCTGATGCCCGATTATCTGGCCCAGTTCGACGGCGTATTCCCGCCGGGCTGCGCACTGGTCTCCTGGTTGCCCTTCTACCACGATATGGGCCTCATGCTCGGAGTGGCGGCGCCCATCCTTGGCGGGTGCCAGGCCGACCTGATGAGTCCGATCGCGTTCCTGACCCGCCCGGCGCGCTGGGTGCAGACCATGGCACGACATTCCTACGTGGTGACCGGTGGTCCGAACTTCGCACTGGACCTCACCGCGCGGCGCAGCACCGAAGCCGAGACCGCGGACCTGGACCTCGGCGGCGTCCTCAGCATCATCTGCGGTGCCGAGCGGGTGCACCCACCGACGGTCGCCCGGTTCACCGATCGGTTCGGCCCCCTCAGTTTCCGGCCGGAAGCCCTGATGCCGTCCTACGGCCTGGCCGAGGCGACGGTGTTCGTGGCCAGCGGTAGCCGTGGACGAGCGCCGGAGGCCATGGAATTCGACACCGATCAGCTGGCGCAGGGGCACGCGATCCGCGCACCGGGCGGCACACCGCTGCTGCGCTACGGCCTGCCCGAGTCCTCCCCGCTGGTCCTGATCGTCGACGCCGAGACCGGCACACCATGCCCGCACGGCACCGTCGGCGAGATCTGGACACACGGCGCGAATGTGTCCGCCGGGTACTGGCACAAGCCCGACCAGACCGGAACCGGTTTCGGCGCAACGCTTGTCGACGGCCCGGCCGATGTGCCGACGTCGGACTGGCTACGCACCGGGGACCGCGGATTCATCTCCGAGGGCGAACTGTTCATCGTGGGCCGCATCAAGGACATGCTCATCGTCCGCGGCCGCAACCACTATTCCGACGATATCGAGGCCACGGTGTCGGATCTGACCCGCGGCCGGGTGGCGGCGATCGCGGTGGCCGACGAACAGGCCGAGAAACTGGTCACCGTAGTCGAGCTGAAGAATCGCGAGCACGACCTCGATGATCTGAAAAGCACCGTGACCGCTGCGATTTCCCGCGCGCACGGCCTGCAGGTTGCCGATATCGTGTTGGTCGAGCCGGGCTCGATCCCGACCACCACCAGCGGAAAGATCCGCCGCTCGGCGTGTGTCCAGCTGTACCGACAGGGACAGTTCGTCCGGTTGGACGCGTAG
- a CDS encoding flavin reductase family protein has translation MSDTELSPASLREAFGHFPTGVIAIAAEVDGVRIGLAASTFVPVSLDPPLVSFCVQNSSETWPKLKNLPSLGISVLGESHDAAARTLAAKTGDRFAGLETQSRETGAVFVHGTSVWLESTITQEVPAGDHTIVVLQVSDIVVHDVPPIVFHRSTFRKLGN, from the coding sequence ATGAGTGACACTGAACTGAGCCCGGCCTCGCTGCGTGAGGCATTCGGGCATTTCCCGACCGGCGTCATCGCCATCGCCGCCGAGGTCGACGGCGTGCGGATCGGCCTGGCGGCCAGCACGTTCGTACCGGTGTCGCTGGACCCGCCGCTGGTGTCGTTCTGCGTGCAGAACTCGTCGGAGACGTGGCCCAAGCTGAAGAATCTTCCGTCGCTGGGCATCAGCGTGCTGGGCGAGTCGCATGACGCGGCAGCGCGCACGTTGGCTGCCAAGACCGGCGACCGCTTCGCCGGCCTGGAGACCCAGTCGCGGGAGACCGGCGCAGTGTTCGTGCACGGCACCAGCGTGTGGCTGGAGAGCACGATCACCCAGGAAGTGCCCGCCGGTGATCACACCATCGTGGTGCTACAGGTCAGCGATATCGTCGTTCACGATGTGCCGCCGATCGTGTTCCATCGCAGCACTTTCCGCAAGCTCGGCAATTAG
- a CDS encoding succinate dehydrogenase/fumarate reductase iron-sulfur subunit, giving the protein MAAYNANLRVWRGDESGGDLQDYTVEVNDGEVVLDIVHRLQATQAGDLAVRWNCKAGKCGSCSAEINGRPRLMCMTRMSTFDENETVTITPLRTFPVMRDLVTDVSFNYEKARQIPSFTPPKDLQPGEYRMQQEDVNRSQEFRKCIECFLCQNVCHVVRDHEENKENFAGPRFHMRIAELDMHPLDTVDRQEMAQDEFGLGYCNITKCCTEVCPEHIKITDNALIPMKERVADRKYDPIVWLGNKLFRR; this is encoded by the coding sequence ATGGCTGCTTACAACGCGAACCTACGGGTATGGCGGGGCGACGAGTCCGGCGGTGACCTGCAGGACTACACCGTCGAGGTCAACGACGGCGAGGTGGTGCTCGACATCGTGCACCGGTTACAGGCCACCCAGGCCGGCGACCTGGCGGTGCGGTGGAACTGCAAGGCGGGCAAGTGCGGGTCGTGTTCGGCGGAGATCAACGGCCGGCCGCGGCTGATGTGCATGACGCGCATGTCGACCTTCGACGAGAACGAGACCGTCACGATCACCCCACTGCGGACCTTCCCGGTGATGCGTGATCTGGTCACCGACGTGTCCTTCAACTACGAGAAGGCGCGCCAGATCCCGTCGTTCACCCCGCCGAAGGATCTGCAGCCCGGCGAGTACCGGATGCAGCAGGAGGACGTGAACCGCAGCCAGGAGTTCCGCAAGTGCATCGAGTGCTTCCTGTGCCAGAACGTCTGCCACGTGGTGCGTGACCACGAGGAGAACAAGGAGAACTTCGCCGGTCCGCGGTTCCACATGCGCATCGCCGAACTCGACATGCATCCGCTGGACACCGTCGACCGTCAGGAGATGGCCCAGGACGAGTTCGGGCTGGGCTACTGCAACATCACCAAGTGCTGCACCGAGGTATGCCCCGAGCACATCAAGATCACCGACAATGCGCTGATCCCGATGAAAGAGCGTGTGGCCGACCGCAAGTACGACCCGATCGTCTGGCTGGGCAACAAGCTCTTCCGGCGGTAG
- a CDS encoding fumarate reductase/succinate dehydrogenase flavoprotein subunit: MGDLERHTYDVVVIGAGGAGLRAVIEARERGLRVAVVTKSLFGKAHTVMAEGGCAAAMRNVNTKDSWQVHFGDTMRGGKFLNNWRMAELHAQEAPDRVWELETYGALFDRTKDGKISQRNFGGHTYPRLAHVGDRTGLEIIRTLQQKIVSLQQEDKRELGDYDARIRVFHECSITEIVKDGDRVAGAFGYYRETGKFVLFEAPAIVLATGGIGKSFKVSSNSWEYTGDGHALALRAGSGLINMEFIQFHPTGMVWPLSVKGILVTEGVRGDGGVLKNSEGKRFMFDYIPDVFKGQYAETEEEADQWLKDNDSARRTPDLLPRDEVARAINEEVKAGRGTPHGGVYLDIASRMPAEEIKRRLPSMYHQFIELAEVDITKDEMEVGPTCHYVMGGIEVDPDSGGAATPGLFAAGECSGGMHGSNRLGGNSLSDLLVFGRRAGLGAADYVRALSAQTRPTVSEDALNRATELALDPFEPKANPENPYTLHAELQESMNDLAGIIRKEGELQEALAKIDELKKRYANVVVEGGRVFNPGWHLAIDLRNMLLVSECVAKAALQRTESRGGHTRDDHPQMDRTWRNKLLVCKTVDGAGDKPGDPVVPDVVVTPEEQPVMRPDLLATFELSELEKYYTDDQLAAHPDRKG; this comes from the coding sequence ATGGGTGACCTGGAACGGCACACCTACGACGTCGTCGTGATCGGTGCCGGCGGGGCAGGACTACGCGCGGTGATCGAGGCCCGCGAGCGCGGCCTGCGCGTGGCCGTGGTGACGAAATCGCTGTTCGGCAAGGCGCACACCGTGATGGCCGAGGGCGGTTGCGCCGCGGCCATGCGCAATGTCAATACCAAGGATTCCTGGCAGGTGCACTTCGGTGACACCATGCGCGGCGGCAAGTTCCTGAACAACTGGCGAATGGCCGAACTGCACGCCCAGGAGGCCCCGGACCGGGTCTGGGAGCTGGAAACCTATGGGGCGCTGTTCGACCGCACCAAGGACGGCAAGATCAGCCAGCGTAACTTCGGCGGCCACACCTACCCGCGGTTGGCGCACGTCGGCGACCGCACCGGCCTGGAGATCATCCGCACCCTGCAGCAGAAGATCGTCTCGCTGCAGCAGGAGGACAAGCGCGAACTCGGCGACTACGACGCGCGCATCCGGGTGTTCCACGAGTGTTCGATCACCGAGATCGTCAAAGATGGCGATCGAGTGGCAGGGGCCTTCGGCTATTACCGCGAGACCGGCAAGTTCGTGCTGTTCGAGGCGCCTGCGATCGTGCTGGCCACCGGCGGGATCGGCAAGAGCTTCAAGGTGTCGTCGAACTCCTGGGAGTACACCGGCGATGGCCACGCCTTGGCGCTGCGAGCGGGGTCCGGCCTGATCAACATGGAGTTCATCCAGTTCCACCCCACCGGGATGGTCTGGCCGCTGTCGGTGAAGGGCATCCTGGTCACCGAGGGTGTGCGTGGTGACGGCGGAGTGTTGAAGAACTCCGAGGGCAAGCGCTTCATGTTCGACTACATTCCCGACGTCTTCAAGGGCCAGTACGCCGAGACCGAAGAGGAAGCCGACCAGTGGCTCAAGGACAACGACTCCGCGCGCCGCACCCCTGATCTGCTCCCCCGCGACGAGGTGGCCCGCGCCATCAACGAAGAGGTCAAGGCGGGCCGCGGAACCCCGCACGGCGGGGTGTATCTCGACATCGCCTCGCGTATGCCGGCCGAGGAGATCAAGCGCCGACTCCCGTCGATGTATCACCAGTTCATCGAGCTCGCCGAGGTCGACATCACCAAGGACGAGATGGAGGTCGGTCCGACCTGCCACTACGTGATGGGCGGTATCGAGGTCGACCCGGACAGCGGCGGTGCCGCCACGCCGGGCCTGTTCGCCGCCGGCGAGTGTTCGGGCGGTATGCACGGCTCCAACCGGCTCGGCGGCAACTCGCTCTCGGATCTGCTGGTGTTCGGCCGGCGCGCCGGTCTCGGCGCCGCCGACTACGTGCGGGCGCTGTCCGCGCAGACCCGTCCGACGGTGTCCGAGGATGCGCTCAACCGGGCGACCGAGCTGGCGCTCGATCCATTCGAGCCCAAGGCCAACCCGGAGAATCCGTACACACTGCACGCCGAGCTGCAGGAGTCGATGAACGACCTGGCCGGCATCATCCGCAAGGAGGGTGAGCTCCAGGAAGCCTTGGCCAAGATCGACGAGTTGAAGAAGCGCTACGCCAACGTCGTCGTCGAGGGCGGCCGAGTCTTCAACCCGGGCTGGCACCTGGCCATCGACCTGCGCAACATGCTGCTTGTCAGCGAGTGCGTCGCCAAGGCCGCACTACAGCGCACCGAGAGCCGCGGCGGACACACCCGCGACGACCATCCGCAGATGGACCGCACCTGGCGCAACAAGCTGCTGGTCTGCAAGACCGTCGACGGTGCGGGCGACAAGCCCGGCGACCCGGTGGTGCCCGACGTCGTCGTCACCCCCGAGGAACAACCGGTGATGCGGCCCGACCTGCTGGCGACCTTCGAACTGTCCGAACTCGAGAAGTACTACACCGATGACCAACTGGCCGCACACCCGGACCGGAAGGGCTGA
- a CDS encoding isocitrate lyase/PEP mutase family protein, protein MSNDDLKQKAAALLALHRPGDPAILPTVWDAWSAKTVVDAGFTALTVGSHPVADSVGKPDGEGMSYDDLVTRVAQITGAVDVPISVDIESGYGESAARLIEGLLSAGAVGLNIEDTVHSEGGRIRSGEDHAALVGDLRKAADAAGVHVVINARTDLFLRQVGDEADRFDRAVHKLRLAADAGADSLYPVGRHDDDTYRRLVEALPLPVNAIALPGQDDPARFGPLGVGRISFGPFLQGALTSRITELVTPWK, encoded by the coding sequence ATGTCGAACGACGACCTCAAGCAGAAGGCGGCGGCACTGCTGGCGCTGCACCGCCCCGGCGACCCCGCGATCTTGCCGACGGTATGGGACGCCTGGTCGGCAAAGACCGTGGTCGACGCGGGTTTCACGGCATTGACCGTGGGCAGCCACCCGGTCGCCGACTCCGTCGGCAAACCCGACGGGGAGGGGATGAGTTACGACGATCTGGTCACCCGGGTCGCCCAGATCACCGGAGCGGTCGATGTCCCGATCTCGGTGGACATCGAATCCGGCTACGGCGAGTCGGCGGCCCGGCTGATCGAGGGGCTGCTGTCGGCGGGCGCGGTCGGACTCAACATCGAGGACACCGTGCATTCCGAGGGTGGGCGCATCCGGTCCGGTGAAGACCATGCCGCGTTGGTCGGGGACCTGCGCAAGGCGGCCGACGCCGCCGGCGTACACGTCGTGATCAATGCGCGCACCGATCTGTTCCTGCGGCAGGTCGGTGACGAGGCCGACCGGTTCGACCGTGCGGTGCACAAGCTCAGGCTGGCCGCCGACGCGGGCGCGGACAGTCTGTATCCGGTGGGTCGCCACGATGACGACACCTATCGTCGCCTCGTCGAGGCATTACCGCTGCCGGTCAACGCGATCGCGCTGCCGGGACAGGATGACCCGGCGCGGTTCGGGCCACTGGGTGTGGGTCGGATCAGCTTCGGCCCGTTCCTGCAGGGCGCGCTGACGAGCCGCATCACCGAGCTCGTCACCCCCTGGAAGTAG
- a CDS encoding Hsp20/alpha crystallin family protein — protein sequence MSSTPVRTRPASPVDVWLRDFFGNPAPVSADFHPAAEVVRDGDDAVVRLELPGFSTEALSEDVHVELDRGQLVIHGERRDEHSEGRTLSEVRYGAFRRSFKVPAQVTGEAVTASYEAGVLTVRVAGVYAGTEPQRITITAK from the coding sequence ATGAGCAGCACCCCCGTACGCACCCGCCCCGCGTCGCCGGTCGACGTCTGGCTGCGTGATTTCTTCGGTAACCCCGCGCCGGTCTCGGCGGACTTCCACCCCGCCGCCGAGGTGGTCCGCGACGGAGACGATGCCGTCGTCCGCCTCGAACTGCCCGGCTTCAGCACCGAGGCTCTCAGCGAGGACGTGCACGTCGAACTCGACCGCGGACAACTGGTGATCCACGGAGAGCGCCGCGACGAGCATTCCGAGGGCCGCACCCTCTCCGAGGTCCGCTACGGCGCGTTCCGCCGGTCGTTCAAGGTGCCCGCGCAGGTCACCGGCGAGGCCGTCACCGCCTCATACGAGGCCGGGGTGCTGACCGTCCGGGTGGCCGGCGTGTACGCCGGTACCGAGCCCCAACGCATCACCATCACCGCCAAGTAA
- the nirB gene encoding nitrite reductase large subunit NirB — protein sequence MKAAKHVIVVGHGMVGHRFVEALRARDAEGAWRITVLSEEADAAYDRVGLTGYTEHWDRTQLALPGNDYAGDSAVALRLAMPAKAIDREAKTVTTVDGQLLSYDALVLATGSYAFVPPVPGHDLPHCHVYRTLDDLDAIRAGSLAAAKSKTPVGVVIGGGLLGLEAANALRAFGLQTHVLEMSPHLMAAQLDPAGGALLNRMIRSLGIEVHTGVGTETIAPAQRNKPLRKSQDDDAVRLTLNDGTSIDAGVVVFAAGVRPRDELARAAGLDIAQRGGVMTDRACVTSDPAIYAIGEVAAIEGRCYGLVGPGYTSAEVVADRLLGGAAEFGEADMSTKLKLLGVDVASFGDAQGRTPNSLDVVVNDPVKQTYAKLVLSDDAKTLLGGILVGDASAYGVLRPMVASELPGDPLSLIAPAGDGGAGALGIGALPDFAQICSCNNVTKGDLKEAICGGCTDVAGLKKCTLAGTSCGSCVPLLKQLLEAEGVEQSKALCEHFSHSRAEMFELIRATEIRTFSGLIEKYGTGKGCDICKPTVASILASTSSDHVLDGEQASLQDSNDHFLANIQKNGSYSVVPRSPGGEITPEQLILIGEIARDFDLYTKITGGQRIDMFGARVDQLPEIWRRLVEGGMESGHAYGKSLRTVKSCVGSTWCRYGQQDSVDMAVEIEKRYRGLRAPHKIKMAVSGCARECAEAQSKDVGIIATEQGWNLYVCGNGGMSPRHAQLLAGDLDDETLIRYIDRFLMYYIRTADRLQRTAPWLEALEGGLDQVRDVVCNDSLGLAAEFEEAMAKHVAGYACEWKGVLDDPEKLSRFVSFVNAPEVADPTIEFTESSGRKVPVAIGMPKFTPQEDPK from the coding sequence ATGAAGGCAGCCAAGCATGTGATCGTGGTCGGACACGGCATGGTCGGACACCGCTTCGTCGAGGCCCTGCGGGCCCGCGACGCCGAGGGCGCCTGGCGGATCACGGTGCTCTCCGAGGAGGCCGACGCCGCCTACGACCGCGTCGGTCTGACCGGTTACACCGAGCACTGGGACCGCACGCAGTTGGCGCTGCCCGGCAACGACTATGCCGGCGACAGCGCCGTGGCGCTACGACTTGCCATGCCCGCCAAGGCCATCGACCGGGAAGCCAAGACGGTGACCACGGTCGATGGTCAGCTCTTGAGCTATGACGCGCTGGTGCTGGCCACCGGCTCGTACGCCTTCGTGCCCCCGGTGCCCGGGCACGACCTGCCGCATTGCCATGTCTATCGCACCCTGGACGACCTGGATGCCATCCGCGCAGGCTCGCTCGCCGCGGCCAAGTCCAAGACCCCCGTCGGGGTGGTCATCGGCGGCGGGCTGCTCGGGCTGGAGGCGGCCAATGCGTTGCGCGCCTTCGGTTTGCAGACCCACGTGCTGGAGATGTCGCCGCATCTCATGGCCGCGCAGCTCGATCCGGCCGGCGGCGCCCTACTGAACCGGATGATCCGCAGCCTCGGTATCGAGGTGCACACCGGTGTCGGCACCGAGACCATCGCGCCGGCGCAGCGCAACAAGCCGCTGCGTAAATCCCAGGACGACGATGCCGTGCGCCTCACTCTCAACGACGGCACCAGCATCGACGCCGGCGTGGTCGTCTTTGCCGCCGGTGTGCGCCCCCGCGACGAACTCGCGCGCGCCGCCGGTCTGGACATCGCCCAGCGGGGCGGTGTGATGACCGACCGTGCTTGTGTGACAAGTGATCCCGCTATCTACGCAATCGGTGAGGTCGCCGCGATCGAGGGCCGCTGCTACGGCCTGGTCGGGCCGGGTTACACCAGCGCCGAGGTGGTCGCCGACCGATTGTTGGGCGGCGCGGCCGAGTTCGGCGAGGCCGATATGTCGACCAAACTCAAGCTGCTAGGTGTGGACGTCGCCAGCTTCGGTGACGCGCAGGGCCGCACACCCAACAGCCTCGACGTCGTCGTCAACGATCCGGTGAAACAGACCTACGCCAAGCTGGTGCTCTCCGATGACGCCAAAACCCTGCTGGGCGGGATCCTGGTCGGCGACGCCTCCGCCTATGGAGTGCTGCGCCCGATGGTGGCCAGTGAACTGCCCGGCGACCCGCTGTCGTTGATCGCACCCGCAGGTGACGGCGGTGCGGGTGCGCTGGGGATCGGCGCGCTGCCGGATTTCGCCCAGATCTGCTCCTGCAACAACGTCACCAAGGGCGATCTGAAGGAGGCCATCTGTGGTGGCTGCACCGATGTCGCCGGTCTGAAGAAGTGCACGTTGGCAGGCACGTCCTGTGGCTCCTGCGTGCCGCTGCTCAAGCAGCTGTTGGAGGCCGAGGGTGTCGAGCAGTCCAAGGCCCTCTGTGAGCACTTCAGCCACTCCCGCGCCGAGATGTTCGAACTGATCCGGGCGACCGAGATCCGCACCTTCTCCGGGCTGATCGAGAAGTACGGCACCGGAAAGGGCTGCGATATCTGCAAGCCCACCGTCGCCTCGATTCTCGCGTCGACCAGCTCCGACCATGTGCTCGACGGCGAGCAGGCGTCGCTGCAGGACTCCAACGACCATTTCCTGGCCAACATCCAGAAGAACGGCAGCTACTCGGTGGTGCCGCGTTCGCCCGGTGGTGAGATCACCCCCGAGCAGTTGATCCTGATCGGCGAGATCGCAAGGGACTTCGATCTGTACACGAAGATCACCGGTGGACAGCGCATCGACATGTTCGGTGCACGGGTGGACCAGCTACCCGAGATCTGGCGGCGTCTGGTCGAGGGCGGTATGGAATCCGGGCACGCGTACGGCAAGTCGCTGCGCACCGTCAAGAGTTGCGTCGGCAGCACCTGGTGCCGCTACGGGCAACAGGATTCGGTGGATATGGCCGTCGAGATCGAGAAGCGCTACCGAGGTCTGCGCGCACCACACAAGATCAAGATGGCGGTGTCCGGATGTGCCCGCGAATGCGCCGAGGCGCAGAGCAAGGACGTCGGCATCATCGCCACCGAGCAGGGCTGGAACCTCTACGTGTGTGGCAACGGCGGGATGTCGCCCCGGCACGCCCAGCTGCTGGCCGGTGATCTCGACGACGAGACGTTGATCCGCTACATCGACCGCTTCCTGATGTACTACATCCGCACTGCAGATCGGTTGCAGCGGACCGCACCGTGGTTGGAGGCGCTCGAGGGCGGCCTGGATCAGGTCCGCGACGTCGTGTGCAACGACTCCCTCGGCCTTGCCGCCGAGTTCGAGGAGGCGATGGCCAAGCACGTGGCAGGCTACGCCTGCGAATGGAAGGGCGTCCTGGACGATCCGGAGAAGCTGTCGCGCTTCGTGTCCTTCGTCAACGCCCCCGAGGTGGCCGACCCGACCATCGAGTTCACCGAGTCCTCGGGACGTAAGGTGCCCGTCGCCATCGGTATGCCGAAGTTCACGCCGCAGGAGGACCCGAAATGA